TTCTCACGGCTCGCAGATGTGCTAACCTTTTTGCGTCTGCCACTTCGACAGACTCCGAACTTCACCTACTCGAACAGCAAAACAAAGAACGCGCAGCCATCACGGCTGCCTTAGGGGAGTGACGCGATGACATCGATGATCCGTCGATCCGTGTTGGCGCTTGCGGCCGTGGCCCTTCTTGCCGGGACCAGTGTTGTCAATGCGCAGCAGCAGGACAAGGACCGGGCGCTGAAGAAGTACGAATCCGGCACCAAGGAATTCTGGACCCATCCGCCGGATGACTGGTTCCTCGGCGACGAGACCGAGGCACAGAAGGGCCTCGCGCCGCCCTCGGGTCCGCCGACCGGCGCCTCTGATGCCGAGCTCGCCAATATCATCAAGAAGGTGAAGCTGCCAGCGGGCTTCAAGATGGAGGTCTATGCCTCCGGCGTGCTGGCCGCGCGACAGATGGCCTGGGGTGACAAGGGCACGCTGTTCGTCGGCTCGTTCGGCCTCGGCAACGTCTATGCCATCAAGGACAACAACGGAAAGAAAGAGGTCAAGACCATCCTCAAGGGGCTGAACATGCCCACGGGTCTGGCCGTCAAGGACGGTGCGCTCTACGTCATCGCGGTCGACAAGCTGATCCGCTATGACGACGTCGAAAACAAGCTCGACAATCTCGGCGAGGGCAAGGTCGTCTATGACGACATGCCGTCCTACGCCGCGCACGGCTGGAAGTACCTCGCGGCCGACAAGGACGGCTGGTTCTACATTCCGTTCGGACCGCCCTTCAACGTCGGCATCCCGCCGACCAGCGTGTCGCAGATCCGGCGCGTCGACCCCAAGACCGGCAACGCCGAAACCGTGGCGCTCGGCGTCCGCAACTCGGTCGGTGGCGACGTCGATCCGCGCACCGGCAAGTACTGGTTCACCGAGAATGCCCGCGACTGGGTCAGCGACGATCTGCCCTCCGACAAGCTGAACATGATCTCGAAGATGGGCGAGCATTTCGGCTATCCCTACTGCCACCAGGGCGACCTGCCCGATCCGAAGTTCGCGATGGGCCACAAATGCTCCGAGTTCACGGCACCCGTGCTGAACCTCGGCGCCCACGTCGCTCCGCTCGGCATGAAGTTCTACACCGGCGACCAGTTCCCCGCCGAGTACAAGAACAACATCTTTATCGCCGAGCACGGCTCCTGGAATCGCCACAAGTACCAGGGCGGCAATATCACGCGCGTGATCGTCGGGCCCGACGGCAAGAACGCAAAGAAGGAGGTGTTCGCCTCCGGCTGGATCGAGGGTGACCAGGGTTATCTCGGCCGCCCTGATGACATCATCCTCGCCAAGGACGGTTCGATCCTCGTCGCCGACGATTGGGCCGGCGCGATCTATCGCATCAGCTACAGCAAGAAGTAGCGCGACATGATCAAGAGGCTGCGGTGGCCGAGAGCCGCTGCAGCCTTGTACTTTCAACATCGTTCCGGATTGCGCGCCAGCGCCAGTCCGGAACCCCTAACCCCGACCAGTGGTTATGGACGCGTGCTCCGCACGCCCCGGAATGACAGGTTCGATAGATCGGAATTCCTACCATGCGCCGGCAGTTCATTTCGCACGCAATCAGCGCGGCTGCGCTCCTCACGCTCGGCGCCCTCTCCGCGAGCGCTGCAGATAATGCCGTCCAGGAGAAGGCTGCCGTCTGCTCCGGCTGTCATGGCGAGAACGGTATCTCGCAGACCGAGAACATCCCCTCGCTGGCCGGTCAGCCCGACCAATTCCTGCAATGGCAGCTCGTGTACTTCCGCGCCGGCTCGCGCAAGAATGAGCAGATGCAGCCGATTGCCGCAGAGATCACCAACGAGGATGTCCGCAGTCTCGGTGCCTATTTCGCGGCCATGACGCCGCCGAAGCCGGCCGAGGACAAGGATCCGGACCTGTCGAAAAAAGGCGCGCAAGTTGCCGTCGGCCGCCGCTGCGCCTCTTGTCACACGGATAGCTTCGCCGGCACCAAGGCCGTCGCGCGGCTCGCGGGTCAGCGCGAGGAATATTTGGTCAAGGCGCTGCAAGACTACAAGGGCAGCCAGCGCGTCGGCGGCGGCGGTGCCGCGATGGCCGATGTCGCCTATCACATGAGCGATGAGGAAATCATCGCCGTCTCGCACTACCTCGCGTATTTCAAGTAGTCGAAGTGTAGCTACAAGCTCCGCCTTCGCCGGGACGACGGCCGAATGCGGAGTTCGCAGTCAGCCTCCCCGCTGCTTCTCATACGCCTTCAGATGCGTGTAGGCGATGCGCAGTTTCGGCACCGGGACCTTGGCGGCATCGGCGCGTGCGATGAGGTCGCCGATCACGTGATCGGCTTCGACCGGGAGGCCCGCCTTGATGTCGCGGAACATCGAGGCCGTCAGCGGCGAGCCCTCGGTGGTGAGGTTGCCCTTCACGCGCTCGAAGAACGGGCCGCCCGGCGTGTAGCCCGACGCTGTGGCGATCGAGCTGGTCTCGTCCAGCATGCCGAGCAAAAAGTCGCGGCCGCCGGGCGCGGCGAGGATGTTGCCGACGGAGGTGCGCATCAGGCTGGTGCTTGCAGCGAGCGAGGACAGGAACACCCACTTCTCCCACATGTCCTGCATGATGTTCTGGCTGGCGGCGGCACCAACGATGCCGCTCTTGAAGGCCTCGTCGATCGCCTTGACGCGATCCGACGATTTGCCATCGCGCTCGCCGTAATTGATCGACTGCATCGGCTGCAGCTGCACCACCTCGCGCTTTTCGTTCAGGGTAGCGGCGATGGCGCAGAGACCGCCGAGCATGCGCTCCTTGCCGAATTTGGCATCGAGCGTGTCGAGATGCTTCATGCCGTTGAGCATCGGGATGATCGCGGTGTTCGGGCCGACGGCGGCGGCGAACGATTTGATGGCGTCGTCGAGGTCGAACGCCTTGCAGCTGAGCAGCACGACGTCGAATTTGTCCTTGAGCGCGTCGGCCTGCACGGTCGGCGGATTCTTCAGCGTCACATCGCCATTCGGGCTCTTGATGACGAGGCCGTCGCTCGCGAGCTCGCTGGCGCGGCGCGGCCGAACCAGGAAGGTGACGTCGCGGCCGGCCTGCAAAAGCCTGCCACCGAAATAGCCGCCGATGGCGCCGGCGCCGACCACGAGGATACGCATGGGAAAACTCCGTTGTTGCTATTCGGACGGGCGAATCGCGAATGGGGAGTAGCGAATAGGTCAGCAAGCGGTAAAATGCGAGTAACGTTTCCACTACTCGCTATTCGCCATTCACTACTCGCCCTTCTCGATTACCATCTCTTCGACCTCGCGCAGCTGCTCCTTGCCGAAAAACATCTCGTGGTCGACGAAGAAGGTCGGCGAGCCGAACGCGCCGCGCGCGACCGCCTCCTCGGTGTTCTTGATCAGCTTGCCCTTCACCTCGGGCTCCTGGGCGCGGGTGAACAGCTTTTGGGCATCGAGACCGGAGGACGCCAGCGCCTTCGCCGCAACCTCAAGGTCGTCCATCTTCTTCGGCTCGCGCCACATGTGGTGGAAGGCGGCGTTGACATATTTCTCGAACACGCCCTCGAGCTGTGCCGCGATCGCGGTACGCATCAGGTTCAGCGTGTTGACGGGGAAGTTGGGATTGAAGACGTAAGGCTGGACCTTGAAGCGCTTGATGAAGCGCTCGGTTTCGACCTGCTGGAATTCGCGCTTGTTCTTGATGCCGGCGAGCGTCTCGGCCGGCGACCTGTTGTTGGTCAACTTGAAGATGCCGCCCAGCAGGATCGGCACATATTCAAATTTGACGCCGATGCGCTGCTCGATCGCTGGAATCGCCAGGTGGCTGAGGTATGCGTTCGGGCTGCCGAAGTCGAACAGGAATTGCGGGGCTGTGCGGGTCAAATTCGTTCTCCCTGACCGAGCTTTCTGATCTGGCTTTTCATCCATTGTGGCGCAGGGCGCGCCACAGGTCCACCGTTTAATGATGGTCATAATACCTTGATCATTCAGTCAGATCAGACGCCGGATTGCCCGCTTGCGCCACACCATGAGGTAATAGCCCATCTGCAAAACGAACATGGCGCAGAACACGATCGGATAGGCCGCCCATACGCCCTCGAGGCCGATCGTGCGGCTGAGGATCACCGCGGACAGCAGCATCGGCGTCAGCGCCACGCCGGCGGCGCGCATCGCGCCGGAAAACGTGGTCGCAAGGCCGAACGGCACCGAGCTCCACAAGGCGACAAAGAGTAATCCTTTCGCCAGATCGAGCACGGCGCTGTCGGTGATGAAGATGCCGAGCACGGCGCGCGGCATCAGGTAAATCAGTGCGACCAACCCGCCGGTCAGCACGAGATTGAACGCAAGGCCAGTACGGACGATGCCGTCGAGCCGCGCCCTGTCGCCGCCACCGATGGCTTGCGCGCCGAGGATCGAGACCGCGATCGAAATCGACATCGCCGTGAACTGCGTGTAGCCCATCACCTGATTGACCGCGCCGTAGGCCGCGGTGGCGTCAGAGCCGAAGCCGTTGACGAGGCCGAGCAAAACCAGCTCGGCGATCGCCATCACGACCATGCCGACCGCACTCGGCAATCCAACGCCAAGGATATGTCCGATCACGGCGCGATTGAGCCGCAGATGCCGCAGCAATGGAACATCCGGCGCGAGCGCGTGCTTCTTCCGCAACAAGTAGACGGCCAGCACGATCAGCGTCACTGCATTGGAGATCGCAGCCGCCCAGGCCGGGCTGGTGATGCCGAGCGCCGGTAGACCGAACGCGCCGCGGATCAGCATTGGCGTCAGGATCAGGCCGATCGCAGTCGACAATGCCAGCGCCAGCAGCGGTGTCACCGCGTCGCCGACGCCGCGGATCATCGCCGTCATCAACAGGAAGACGAAGCCGAGCGGCATCGTCAGCAGCATGATGCGGGCATAGCGGCTTGCCTGCTCGAGAATGTCCGCGGGCGTCGCAAGCGCCACGAAGGCGAACAGAAAGAAAAACACCGGGAAGAATGTCGAGACCGCCGCGAGTGCATCCACGCCGATCATCTGGCCGAGATAGACATTGCTGACGGTGCCAAACAACGATTGCAGCGCGTTGCTCAGCATGAGCGGTGCAAGGAAACGCAGAAAACTTTTCCAGAGCGATTTTGGAGCGGACATGGATGGGCCTTTCATCAGGGCGAGCAAAACCGTTGCCGCGCGAAGCACGTGCGGCTTGGCCGTCGATGGGTTGTGTGAGAGCGGCGCGCTTTAAGCGCGGTCGCTGTAGGCGAGCTTGACGATGTGGTCGCGGATGTCGGCCGGCCAGTCGGCGATCAGTCCGGTGAAGCGCCGCCGGTCATCTGCAAACAGCGCCCGCGACGCTTCCTCGAACTGCGCCAGATTGCCGGCCATGGTCGACATGAAGTGATAGGCCGCATCTCGCGCCTGCCGCTCGCGATCCTTGTCGCCGCTCGCGCGCCGCGCCTCGTCGACAAGTTTTCTGAGCGCGACCGAAGCGCCGCCGGGCTGTGCGCCGAGCCACTCCCAGTGTCGCGGCAGCAGCGTCACCTCGCGCGCGACCACGCCGAGTTTTGGCCGTCCGCGGCCGCGCGGTTCGGTTGGTGAAGCGGTCTCCTCAACCGGCGGCGGGATCAGCTTCGTCAGACGTGCCAGCACCTCTCGATCGCCGCCGCGCAGATCGAAGTCGATCGATCGGCCCGTGGCGTCCTCGAAGATGATGATGGGCTCGTCCGGCCGTGCCGCCACCCGCTTGACGACCAGCGCGACCTCTCCGGCCTGCCCTGACGCCAGGCGGCGCGGGCCTTGGAAGGCGGTGAAAGTTTTTTGCATTGGAATCGTTGCCAAATTGAGCGCGTTGATCGATTTAATACCCGGGTAAATTAGCGACGTCAATATACCCGGACGAAATTATCCGTCCGGATAGCTCGACATTGCGGTGCCGGGCTGGCACGAACGCCCGACCGACCACGCCTATTCCGGGGGCCCTGCGATGCTGACCGTTCACCACCTCAACAATTCTCGCTCGCAGCGCGTGCTGTGGCTGCTTGAGGAGTTGGGCGTGCCCTACGAGATCGTGCGCTATCAGCGCCAGCCCGATATGCGTGCGCCGAAAGAGCTGCGCGCGATCCATCCGCTCGGCAAGTCGCCCGTCATCACCGACAACGGCAACACCATCGCCGAATCAGGCGCGATTATCGAATATCTCATCGCGACCTACGGCAATGGCCGTCTGATCCCGCCGCCGAATACGCCGGAGCGGCTGCGCTTCACCTATTGGCTGCATTATGCCGAAGGCTCGGCAATGTCGCCGCTGCTATTAAAACTGCTGTTCACGCTGATGCCGAAGCGCGCGCCGGCGCTGCTTCGTCCGCTGGTGCGCAAGGTCTCGAACCAGGCGCTCACCGCGCTGGTCAATCCGCAGCTCAAGCAGCACATGGATTATTGGGAAGGTGAGCTCGCAAAAAGTGAGTGGTTCGCCGGCAGCGAGTTCACCGCGGCCGATATCCAGATGAGCTTTCCGCTTGAGGCTGCGCAAGCGCGCGGCGGGCTCGAGCAAGGCCACCCCAAGGCGATGGCGTTCCTGGAGCGCATTCACGCGCGGCCGGCCTATGCGCGAGCTCTCGAGAAAGGCGGGCCGTATCAAGTGGGGCGGTAGTCACATTCGTTGTCATTCCGGGATGGTGCGAAGCACCAGATCCGGAATCTCGAGATCCCGGGTTCACGCTTCGCGTGCCCCGGGATGACGATCGAAGACTAATCCGCGCGCGGTTGCGCCATGCAGGGGCAGCGTTACTGTCCTGCTGCTTCCGCGCCGCGCGAGCGCGGGTCTGGCGCGCCGAGGGGGCCGTTCGGCGTCACGAGAATCGAGTTGGCCGAGGTCTGTCCCATCGGCTCGACGATGAGATGGTCCATTGCCTTCAGCTCGAACAGCACGTCGTCGGGAAAGCCGCGCTCGACGCGCACTTCGTCCGGCAGCCACTGATGATGCAGCCGCGGCGCGGCCACCGCGGCCGCCACGTCCATCTTGTAGTCGAGAACGTTCACGATCACCTGCAGTACGGTCGAGATGATGCGGCTGCCGCCGGGCGAGCCCGTCACCAGCACCGGCTTGCCGCCCCGGAGCACGATGGTCGGCGACATCGAGGACAGCGGCCGCTTGCCGGGCCCGGGCAGATTGGGCTCGTAGCCGACGAGGCCATAGGCATTGGAGGCGCCGACGGCGGCGGTGAAATCGTCAAGCTCGTTGTTGAGCAGCACGCCGGTGCCGTCGGCGACGAGGCCGACGCCGTAGCTGAAGTTCAGCGTATAGGTGTTGCTGACGGCATTGCCGCTGCTGTCGACGACAGAGAAATGCGTGGTGTTGCTGCCTTCACGCGGCGCCGGCGGGGCGGAAATGATCTCATTCGACGGCGTCGCGCGATTGGTCGAGATGTTCGCACGCAACTTGGCCGCATAGTCTTTCGCCGTAAGCGTATCGATCGGCGCGTTGACGAAGGCGGGATCGCCGAGATAGCGCGCACGATCCGCATAGGCGCGCTTCATGGCTTCGATCAGCAGATGCAGCGATGCCGGTGAGCCCTGCTTCAGATCGGCGAGCTGAAAGCCTTCGAGGATATTGAGCGATTCCACCAGCACGACGCCGCCGGACGATGGCAGCGGCATCGAGACGATGTCATAGCCGCGATAGGTGCCGCGCACCGGCGAACGGATCACGGCCTGATAGGCCTTCAGATCAGCCGCGGTCATGATGCCGCCGGCGTCGGATACGGCCTTGGCGAGCCTCTCCGCCACGGGGCCCTCGTAGAAGCCGCGGGGTCCTTGCGTTGCGACGCTCGCCAGCGTGTCGGCGAGATCGCTCTGCACCAGCCTGTCGCCTTCGCCAAACGGCGTGCCGTTGGGCTTCGCGAAGATTTTAGCCGAGGACGGCCAGCGTGCCAGCCGCGGGTACCAGCCCGGCAGGGTATCGGCGATGTCGTCGGTGACGACAAATCCGTCACGCGCGAGCACGATCGCAGGTTCGAGCAATTGCGCCAGCGTGAACTTGCCCGAGCCGTATTTCTCGAGCGCGAGCGCCAGGCCTGCGACCGTGCCGGGCACGCCGATGCCAAGTCCGGAATCGCGCGACTTGGCGGGATCAGGCTTGCCGTCGGCTCCAAGGAATATCTGCGCCGTGGTCGCCGCCGGCGCGGTCTCGCGATAGTCGATCGTGATGTCTTCATTGCGATCAGTGGAATGGATCACCATGAAGCCGCCGCCGCCGATATTGCCGGCGCGCGGATAGGTCACTGCCATCGCAAAGCCGGTCGCGACGGCCGCGTCGACGGCATTGCCGCCACGTCGGAGGATGTCGGCGCCGACCTGCGCGGATATTTTCTCCTGTGCCACCACCATGCCGTGCTCGGCGGGGATCGCGTGCACGGTATCGAGCGCCGGCGGGACATAAGCCCGCCGCGCATCCTGCGCGGTTGCTGATACAAGACCAAACGCCAGAATGGCGATGAATGCGAAAAAAGCCCGCCGTGTCGAAAATGACGCCATCATCAAATTTCCGCCAGACCTTCAGGCCAATTCAAACGCGTCGCAGTAATGCTATACGGTTTGCGCTAGGAGAGGCAAAACTGTTTGTGATGAGGACTGCGTGATGACGACGATCGCCCCGGATGCGCTCATGGCCGTTGCCCCGCGGACCTATCCGCCGCGCGCCGCCGTCGTCAGCTGGATCTTCTTCGATTGGGCCGCGCAGCCCTATTTCACGCTGATCACGACCTTCGTGTTCGCGCCTTATTTCGCCACCAGCATCGCGCCTGATCCCGCCACGGGCCAGTCGCTCTGGGGTTTTGCGATGGCAGCAGCTGGCATGGCGATCGGGCTGTTGTCGCCCGTGCTTGGTGCCATCGCGGATGCCTCGGGTCGCCGCAAGCCGTGGATCGCCGCGTTCGGCGCGGTGCTGGTGCTGGCGTCCTGCGCACTGTGGATCGGCAAGCCCGGCGATCAAGCCATCATTCCACCGCTGCTCTTCGCGGTCGCGCTTGCGAGCGTCGGCGCGGAGTTCGCCACCGTCTTCAACAATGCGATGATGCCGACCCTGGTGCCGCCGGAGCGCATCGGCCGTCTCTCCGGCACCGGCTGGGCCACGGGTTATATCGGTGGCATCGTCAGCCTGATCATCGTGCTTGGCTTCCTCGCCGCCAATCCAGAGACCGGTCGCACGCTGCTCGGCTTCACGCCGCTGTTCGGGCTCGATCCCGCCACGCATGAGGGCGATCGTGCGGCGGGACCGTTGACAGGGTTGTGGTTCATCATCTTCGTGACGCCGATGTTTTTGTTCACGCCGGATTATCCGGCAAAGCGTCCGGTGCGTGAGGCGCTGCATGAAGGCCTGGCGGATCTGAAGCGATCGCTGAAGGATCTGCCGCAGCAGAAATCGCTCGCCGCGTTTCTGCTCGCCAATATGATCTACACCGACGGCCTGGTCTCGCTGTTCGCGTTCGGTGGCATCTATGCCGCAGGCACCTTCGGCTGGCACACAATCCAGATCGGCACATTCGGCATCATCCTCGCCATCGCCGGCACTTTCGGCGCGTGGCTCGGCGGCAAGCTCGACGACTTCCTCGGCCCGAAGCGCGTCATCGCCGGCAGCATGCTTATCCTGCTGTTCGCGGTGGCGGCGATCCTGCTCGTCGACAAGGACAGCGTGCTGTTCGTCAAGGTCGCGCCGCCGCAGCCGGGCGGCCCGCTGTTCGCTGCCGCGGCTGAGCGGGCCTATATCGTGCTGGGCTGTCTGATCGGCGCGGCTGGCGGTCCGCTTCAGGCCGCCTCGCGCACGCTGCTGATCCGCCTCGCGCCGAAGGATCGCATCGCGCAGTATTTTGGTCTGTTTGCGCTGACCGGGAAGGTGACGTCCTTCATCGGACCGCTGCTGATCGGCGTGATCACCGCGGCAACCGCGAGCCAGAAGGCCGGCATGGCCGTGCTGGTGGTGTTTTTCGTCACGGGGTTCGCGCTGCTGATGCGGGTGCGGGAGTAGCTGCGCAAGGCAATCCCGCCGCCGTCATTGCGAGGAGCGAAGCGACGAAGCAATCCAGATCTTCTCCGCGGAAACAGGCTGGATTGCTTCGCTCCGCTAGGAAGAAACGGCTGATGGTTTAGCGTCAGGCGGCCTCCGCGATGGGCTGGAGTTGGACGGTGAAGCCCAGCTTTTTGAGGCGCGCGACGAGGCGGCTTGCTTGGACCTCCGTGGGCCGGCGGTCGAAGTAAGCAGCGCCGAGGTCGCGGTGCTCCGTGCCGTCTTTGAGGATGTGGTAGATTGCGGTGAGGATCGAGGCAGCGACGGCGCAGATAGCCTTTTGCGGCCCGCGCTTGGCCTGCAAGCGGAAGAACTGCGCCCGGTAGTAGCTGTTCTTTGTGCGCTTGGCAGCCCAGGCACATTGAATGAGCATCGTCTTGAGCCACGGCGCGCCCTTGCGCAGGCGCGAGGACTTGCGCTTGCCGGCGCTCTCGTTCTGTCCGGGACACAGTCCGGTCCAGGCGACGAGATGGCCAGCGGTCTGGAAGCGGCTCATGTCGGCGCCGATCTCGGACAGAATGGCCGGCGCCGCCACCGCGCTGACCCCGGGAATGGTGGTCAACAATCCGATCAAGTGGCGAAAGGGGATCTTGCCACCGTTGACCTCCGCTTCCATGCACTCGATCCGCTGAGCGATTTCGACATCAAGCTTGCGAATCGTCTCATCCAGGCCATCCCGCTGCTGCAGATGAAGCGCGAGCAGAAAGCGGTGGTGATCCGTCAGCCGCCCGTGCAACGCGTCGTAGAGCTCCTTCGGCGAGGCCTTGATCTGCTTGCCGGCTAGCTCGGCCAGCTTGTTGGGCTGCCGCACGCCCTCAATCATCGCCTGGATGATCCGCCGGCCGCTCGCGCCCATGATGTCGGAGATCACTGAGCCAAGCTTGATGTTGGCTTCTGCCAGCGTCTTCTCGATCCGCTGCACGTGCCGCGTCTGCTCGCGAACCAGCTGCTTGCGCGTCCGCGTCAGCGCGCGCAACTCCTGAACCTCCTCCTCCGGAATGAAGCTGCCCTTGATCAGCCCGCAGGCCAACAGATCGGCGATCCACATCGCATCGTTCATGTCGGTCTTGCGTCCCGGCACATTCTTGATGTGCGCGGCATTGGCGACGATCAGTTCAAAGGCGCCTTCGCCCAGGATTCGGAACACTGGCATCCAGTAGACGCCCGTCGCCTCCATCGCCACATGCGTGCACCGGCTTTCTTCCAGCCACCTTCGCAGCTCCCCAAGCTGTTCAGTCGCGGCTGCAAAGGTCCGGCACTCCCGCTGCGCCTTGCCGTCGACCATGATCCGCACACAGGCCACGACCGTGTCCTTGTGCACATCCAGGCCAGCCACCCGCTCGTACAGAATATCCATGCTGCTCTCCTCAACAGTTCGCGCCGGCGGCATAGGCGCCTGTCAGAAAAGAATGCTAGGAAGCGTGCTCCAGGGCCATGTTGCCCCTCCGCGCCAGTGTGGGTCATCCAGGCAACCCGGGTCCAACTCGCAACCGGGCTCTCACGCACCAGAGAGTAATCGACCTCTTTGCCGACGGCGCCCCAATCTACCGCCTCTCTCCACCCCCGAAAAGTTTCATCCAGCGCGCGTCAGCCCCTCAATGCTGGTCCCAACTCGCAATGACGAGTCGATGGAATCGTAGCCGCTCTTGCAGCCGCTACGCGGATCGCCCTAGTGCCTGAAATGCCGCGTGCCGGTGAACACCATGGCGATGCCGTGCTCGTCGGCGGCCTTGATCACCTCGTCATCGCGCATCGAGCCGCCGGGCTGCACCACGGCGGTGGCGCCGGCTTCGATGCAGGCGAGCATGCCGTCGGCGAACGGGAAGAACGCATCCGAGGCCACGACCGAACCCTTGGTCAGCGGCGCGGCGAGCTTCAGCTCATTGGCCGCATCCTGCGCCTTGCGGGCAGCGATCCGCGCTGAATCCACGCGGCTCATCTGGCCCGCGCCGATGCCGACAGTGGCGAGATCCTTGGCGTAGATGATGGTGTTCGATTTGACGTGTTTTGCCACGCGGAAGGCGAATTTCAGGTCGCGCATCTCCGCATCGCTGGGCGCACGCTTGGTCACGACCTTGAACGTCATGTCGTCGACCACGGCATTGTCGCGGCTCTGCACGAGGAGGCCACCGGCCACCGTCTTGGCCGTGAGGCCCGGCGCGCGCGGATCGGGCAGGCTGCCGGCGAGCAGCAGGCGCAAATTCTTGCGCGCACCGATGATGGCGATCGCCTCTTCGCTGGCGTCGGGCGCGATGATCACCTCGGTGAAGATTTTTGTGATCTCGCGCGCGGTGTCGGCGTCGAGCGCGCGGTTCATCGCGATGATGCCGCCGAAGGCCGAGGTCGAGTCACAGGCGAGCGCCTTGCGATAGGCGTCGACGAGGTTCGAGCCTTCGGCGACGCCGCAGGGGTTGGCATGCTTGACGATGACGCAGGCCGCGGTGCGCTTGGTGTCGAACTCTCCGATGCATTCATAGGCGGCATCGGTGTCGTTGATGTTGTTGTAGGAGAGCTCCTTGCCCTGCAGCTGCCGTGCGGTCGAGACGCCGGGACGCTTGTCGGGTGTCGCATAGAACGCCGCGGTCTGGTGCGGGTTCTCGCCGTAGCGCAGCGACTGGATCAATCTGCCGCCGAAGGCGCGGAAATCGGGTGCGTCGATTTCGAGCTGGCGGTTGAACCAGTTCGAGATCGCGGCGTCATAAGCTGCGGTGCGCGCATAGGCCTTTGCGGCAAGCCGCCGGCGCAGCTTCAGCGTCGTCGCCCCGTTGTTGGCCGCGAGCTCGTCGAGCACGGCCTTGTAATCGTCGGGTTCGACCACGACGGCGACGTCGTCATGGTTCTTGGCGGCGGCGCGGATCATCGCGGGACCGCCGATGTCGATGTTCTCGATGCAGTCCTCGAAGCCCGCGCCTTTGTCGACGGTCGCTTCGAACGGATAGAGATTGACGACGAGCAGATCGATCGGCGCGATGCCGTGCGCCTTCATCGCCTCGGCGTGTTCCTTGTTGTCGCGGATCGCAAGCAGGCCGCCATGCACCTTCGGATGCAGTGTCTTGACACGGCCGTCCATCATCTCGGGGAAGCCGGTGAGGTCGGAGACGTCCTTCACCTTGAGGCCTGCAGAGGCGATGGCCTTGGCGGTACCGCCGGTCGAGACCAGCTCGACGTCATGGGCGGCAAGCGCCTTGGCGAATTCGATCAGGCCGGTTTTGTCGGAGACGGAAAGAAGCGCGCGGGTGACGCGGCGGGGATGGTCAGTCATGAGCAAGATCCTCTGCTAAGGGAGTGTCTATGCCCAGGCGCGCGGCTTATATGTCTCGCGCTTCCCGATGGTGCTCCATCCAAGGTCGCCAGTCGCGCGAACGAGTGCTCGATAGCAGTTTTCGACGCCCTTCACAACGACCAGATGGGGCCGAATCGCGCCCGTTTACAGCGGAAGTTCCGGCTCGCGCCGCGCATTCCGGCGCGCATTGGTGACCGCCGGCGAGGCCGTGGAACGCACAAAACTCCAGCGGATCGAGGACGCCTGGCGCGCATCCTGGCGGATCACGATCTGGGCGGTGCGGCGGGGGCCGTCATTGCCCGCCAGGAACACGCTGTCCTCGAGATCGACCTTGTCGTCGAGGGCTTCGAAGGTCCAGACATCGCGGTTCGGCAGCACCAGCATGACGCCGCGGGCATCCGACAGCCGGCTTGCCTTCACTGCCGGATGCAGATGGAAGCGCAGCGCGAAATCGGCGTCGGCGCCCTTGAGGCGCGCGCCCT
This portion of the Bradyrhizobium diazoefficiens genome encodes:
- a CDS encoding 2-hydroxychromene-2-carboxylate isomerase, producing MTRTAPQFLFDFGSPNAYLSHLAIPAIEQRIGVKFEYVPILLGGIFKLTNNRSPAETLAGIKNKREFQQVETERFIKRFKVQPYVFNPNFPVNTLNLMRTAIAAQLEGVFEKYVNAAFHHMWREPKKMDDLEVAAKALASSGLDAQKLFTRAQEPEVKGKLIKNTEEAVARGAFGSPTFFVDHEMFFGKEQLREVEEMVIEKGE
- a CDS encoding c-type cytochrome: MRRQFISHAISAAALLTLGALSASAADNAVQEKAAVCSGCHGENGISQTENIPSLAGQPDQFLQWQLVYFRAGSRKNEQMQPIAAEITNEDVRSLGAYFAAMTPPKPAEDKDPDLSKKGAQVAVGRRCASCHTDSFAGTKAVARLAGQREEYLVKALQDYKGSQRVGGGGAAMADVAYHMSDEEIIAVSHYLAYFK
- the panE gene encoding 2-dehydropantoate 2-reductase, producing the protein MRILVVGAGAIGGYFGGRLLQAGRDVTFLVRPRRASELASDGLVIKSPNGDVTLKNPPTVQADALKDKFDVVLLSCKAFDLDDAIKSFAAAVGPNTAIIPMLNGMKHLDTLDAKFGKERMLGGLCAIAATLNEKREVVQLQPMQSINYGERDGKSSDRVKAIDEAFKSGIVGAAASQNIMQDMWEKWVFLSSLAASTSLMRTSVGNILAAPGGRDFLLGMLDETSSIATASGYTPGGPFFERVKGNLTTEGSPLTASMFRDIKAGLPVEADHVIGDLIARADAAKVPVPKLRIAYTHLKAYEKQRGG
- a CDS encoding MATE family efflux transporter; the protein is MSAPKSLWKSFLRFLAPLMLSNALQSLFGTVSNVYLGQMIGVDALAAVSTFFPVFFFLFAFVALATPADILEQASRYARIMLLTMPLGFVFLLMTAMIRGVGDAVTPLLALALSTAIGLILTPMLIRGAFGLPALGITSPAWAAAISNAVTLIVLAVYLLRKKHALAPDVPLLRHLRLNRAVIGHILGVGLPSAVGMVVMAIAELVLLGLVNGFGSDATAAYGAVNQVMGYTQFTAMSISIAVSILGAQAIGGGDRARLDGIVRTGLAFNLVLTGGLVALIYLMPRAVLGIFITDSAVLDLAKGLLFVALWSSVPFGLATTFSGAMRAAGVALTPMLLSAVILSRTIGLEGVWAAYPIVFCAMFVLQMGYYLMVWRKRAIRRLI
- a CDS encoding DUF2239 family protein yields the protein MQKTFTAFQGPRRLASGQAGEVALVVKRVAARPDEPIIIFEDATGRSIDFDLRGGDREVLARLTKLIPPPVEETASPTEPRGRGRPKLGVVAREVTLLPRHWEWLGAQPGGASVALRKLVDEARRASGDKDRERQARDAAYHFMSTMAGNLAQFEEASRALFADDRRRFTGLIADWPADIRDHIVKLAYSDRA
- a CDS encoding glutathione S-transferase family protein, whose product is MLTVHHLNNSRSQRVLWLLEELGVPYEIVRYQRQPDMRAPKELRAIHPLGKSPVITDNGNTIAESGAIIEYLIATYGNGRLIPPPNTPERLRFTYWLHYAEGSAMSPLLLKLLFTLMPKRAPALLRPLVRKVSNQALTALVNPQLKQHMDYWEGELAKSEWFAGSEFTAADIQMSFPLEAAQARGGLEQGHPKAMAFLERIHARPAYARALEKGGPYQVGR
- a CDS encoding PQQ-dependent sugar dehydrogenase, with amino-acid sequence MTSMIRRSVLALAAVALLAGTSVVNAQQQDKDRALKKYESGTKEFWTHPPDDWFLGDETEAQKGLAPPSGPPTGASDAELANIIKKVKLPAGFKMEVYASGVLAARQMAWGDKGTLFVGSFGLGNVYAIKDNNGKKEVKTILKGLNMPTGLAVKDGALYVIAVDKLIRYDDVENKLDNLGEGKVVYDDMPSYAAHGWKYLAADKDGWFYIPFGPPFNVGIPPTSVSQIRRVDPKTGNAETVALGVRNSVGGDVDPRTGKYWFTENARDWVSDDLPSDKLNMISKMGEHFGYPYCHQGDLPDPKFAMGHKCSEFTAPVLNLGAHVAPLGMKFYTGDQFPAEYKNNIFIAEHGSWNRHKYQGGNITRVIVGPDGKNAKKEVFASGWIEGDQGYLGRPDDIILAKDGSILVADDWAGAIYRISYSKK